In the Brachyhypopomus gauderio isolate BG-103 chromosome 4, BGAUD_0.2, whole genome shotgun sequence genome, one interval contains:
- the tmem115 gene encoding transmembrane protein 115, which yields MNRYLPVAQQHFLTALASTSVVVKSICATVILLYIVSWVADTHIALGVTPGYLFPPNFWVWTLATHPVVEQHVWGVAVNVGTVIVAGRLLEPLWGALELLIFFAVVNVSAGLLSGLSYVLTYAATFDLTYLFAVHVYGSPTFLGGVLVALKQTSGDSTVLRVPQVRLKAAPALALLALAVLRLAGLLDSSAPLAGCGFGALAGWVYLRFYQRHSRGRGDMSDHFAFASFFPEALQPAVGFIAGLVHAALVKVKVCRKMVKRYDVGAPSSITISLPGTDPQDAERRRQLALKALNERLKRVEDQSSWPSMEDEEDDDAEEIRTDAPLLPARDPSPPVPSTTQNPTGQESSIISFEDAPANS from the exons ATGAACCGTTACCTTCCCGTGGCACAGCAGCACTTCCTGACGGCACTAGCCAGCACCAGCGTGGTGGTGAAGTCCATCTGTGCCACCGTAATTCTACTGTACATTGTTTCATGGGTGGCGGACACGCACATTGCACTCGGCGTCACGCCAGGTTACCTTTTCCCACCAAATTTCTGGGTCTGGACTCTGGCGACTCACCCCGTGGTGGAGCAGCACGTGTGGGGTGTGGCGGTGAACGTCGGCACGGTGATCGTCGCCGGGCGACTGCTGGAGCCTCTGTGGGGGGCTCTGGAGCTGCTCATCTTCTTCGCCGTGGTGAACGTTTCTGCCGGGCTGCTCTCCGGCCTCTCCTACGTGCTCACCTACGCCGCCACGTTCGACCTGACGTACCTGTTCGCGGTGCACGTGTACGGCTCTCCCACGTTCCTGGGTGGCGTTCTGGTGGCTCTGAAGCAGACTTCGGGCGACTCGACCGTACTCCGGGTGCCACAGGTTCGCCTCAAGGCGGCCCCGGCCCTGGCCCTGCTGGCCTTAGCCGTCCTGCGGCTAGCCGGCCTATTGGACAGCTCGGCGCCGCTAGCCGGCTGCGGCTTCGGCGCACTAGCCGGCTGGGTGTACCTGCGGTTCTACCAGAGACACAGCAGGGGACGGGGCGACATGTCGGACCACTTCGCCTTCGCCTCCTTCTTCCCGGAGGCGCTGCAGCCAGCCGTGGGCTTCATTGCCGGCCTCGTGCACGCCGCCCTCGTCAAGGTCAAGGTGTGCCGGAAAATGGTGAAGCGCTATGATGTGGGAGCACCGTCTTCCATCACCATCAGCCTGCCGggcacagacccccaggacgCTGAGAGGAGACG GCAACTGGCGTTGAAAGCTCTGAACGAACGTCTAAAGCGAGTGGAGGACCAGTCCTCCTGGCCCAGCATGGAGGATGAAGAAGATGATGATGCTGAGGAGATTCGGACAGACGCTCCTCTGCTCCCGGCTCGGGACCCCTCACCGCCTGTCCCCAGCACTACCCAGAATCCCACAGGGCAGGAGTCCAGCATTATAAGCTTCGAAGATGCCCCTGCTAACTCATAA